One Rhizoctonia solani chromosome 1, complete sequence DNA window includes the following coding sequences:
- a CDS encoding fructose-1,6-bisphosphatase I codes for MAHNEEPPSTDLITLTRSVLAEQFRLGPAATGDLTLLLNAIQVTSKFIATNVRKARLINLVGLAGETNVQGEEQKKLDVLADDIMVNALRACGKTSVLVSEERDEAVIIEDRLKGKYCVVFDPLDGSSNIDAGVNIGTIFGIYKVQEGSKGTIDDVLRPGSEMVAAGYTMYGSSANLVLTMGNGVNGYTLDNALGEFILTHPDIKIPPRGKIYSFNEGNSMYFHPPVLKYLESIKYPKSGKSPYSARYIGSMVADVHRTLLYGGIFGYPDDKKSKSGKLRILYEAFPMAMLTEQAGGLAVTGTGRILDIKPTSIHQRCPVFLGSKEDVEDLAKFYKEAAASE; via the exons ATGGCACACAACGAAGAGCCTCCCAGCACTGACCTTATCACCCTCACTCG CTCAGTTCTTGCAGAGCAATTCCGGTTGGGACCAGCTGCAACTGGAGACCTCACCTTGTTGCTCAATGCAATCCAGGTGACATCCAAGTTCATCGCCACGAATGTGCGTAAAGCACGTTTGATTAACTT AGTTGGTTTGGCGGGCGAGACTAACGTACAAGGAGAAGAGCAAAAGAAGCTTGATGTACTTGCCGATGATATTATGGTTAATGCCCTGCGCGCGTGCGGGAAAACTTCCGTCCTCGTTTCTGAAGAGCGAGACGAGGCTGTCATCATCGAAGATAGATTAAAG GGTAAATATTGCGTTGTATTCGACCCGCTGGACGGTTCGTCGAACATCGATGCCGGTGTGAACATTGGTACTATCTTCGGTATCTACAAAGTT CAAGAGGGATCAAAAGGCACGATCGACGATGTTTTACGACCAGGCAGCGAAATGGTTGCCGCTGGATACACCATGTATGGTTCTTCTGCTAACTTGGTCCTTACTATGGGCAACGGCGTCAACGGCTATACCCTCGACAACGCTCTTGGAGAGTTCATCCTGACCCATCCTGAT ATCAAAATCCCCCCACGAGGGAAAATCTATTCCTTCAACGAAGGTAACTCAATGTACTTCCACCCGCCGGTACTCAAATACCTCGAGTCAATTAAATATCCCAAGAGTGGCAAGTCGCCTTATTCTGCACGTTACATAGG ATCTATGGTTGCCGACGTCCACCGTACGCTGCTTTATGGTGGTATATTTGGTTACCCTGATGACAAAAAGAGCAAGAGCGGCAAGCTTCGTATCTTGTACGAAGCCTTCCCGATGGCCATGCTCACTGAACAGGCTGGCGGGCTCGCGGTCACGGGTACGGGTAGAATTTTGGATATCAAACCAACCAGCATTCATCAACGATGCCCCGTATTTTTGGGAAGCAAAGAGGATGTAGAAGATCTAGCGAAGTTTTATAAGGAGGCTGCTGCTTCCGAGTGA